A stretch of the Sulfurospirillum sp. UCH001 genome encodes the following:
- the def gene encoding peptide deformylase, whose protein sequence is MIREVLVYPNKLLRETSKDVTHFDAHLHTLLQDMYDTMICREGIGLAAIQIGVPLNVLIINLVNEDGAQLSENLYEIINPVIVEKDGLTIYQEGCLSVPGYYDEVERAAHIKLRYFDRNGEQHEEEFTDLMAIAVQHEMDHLKGRLFIEKLSYLKRKKFEKEWKKKQKAGK, encoded by the coding sequence ATGATTAGAGAGGTTTTAGTTTATCCCAATAAGCTTTTACGTGAAACATCAAAAGATGTAACACATTTTGATGCACATCTACACACGCTTTTACAAGATATGTATGACACAATGATTTGTAGAGAAGGTATCGGCTTAGCTGCTATTCAAATTGGGGTTCCTTTAAATGTATTAATTATTAACCTTGTCAATGAAGATGGTGCACAACTTAGTGAAAATCTTTATGAAATCATCAATCCTGTTATCGTTGAAAAAGATGGCTTAACTATTTATCAGGAAGGATGTTTAAGCGTGCCAGGATATTACGATGAAGTTGAACGTGCTGCACACATTAAACTACGTTATTTTGATAGGAATGGCGAGCAACATGAAGAAGAGTTTACAGATCTAATGGCCATTGCCGTACAACACGAGATGGATCACTTAAAAGGTCGTCTATTTATCGAAAAACTCTCTTACCTAAAACGTAAAAAATTTGAAAAAGAGTGGAAAAAAAAGCAAAAAGCAGGTAAATAA
- a CDS encoding magnesium chelatase domain-containing protein produces the protein MEEAAPLSKVKHAKCATLYGNKAYEVNVESTLVRALPGFIIVGMADQSIQESRERIKSALASVNFQFPAQKITINLSPSDLKKEGSHFDLAIALLIAIQKERFTCNDFFIFGELGLDGKVKKTNTIFPIILSLASHIPNLRVLVPNELLLKVQQIPNIRAYGIETLHDALLFFKEKRFDTETPADHQGFCETILEIEGKHYFYNTQFPLDFSDVLGQHRAKRAMMIAAAGMHNLLMEGSPGCGKSMSIKRLRYILPPQSIEEILESNAYQSLQEEDVELSPLRPFRAPHHTSSRPSIFGGGCNFQQKIRLCNKNCD, from the coding sequence ATGGAAGAAGCTGCCCCGCTATCCAAGGTTAAACATGCTAAATGCGCTACACTATACGGCAACAAAGCTTATGAGGTTAATGTCGAATCAACCTTAGTACGAGCTCTTCCTGGCTTCATCATTGTAGGAATGGCCGATCAATCCATTCAAGAATCACGCGAGAGAATAAAATCAGCTCTTGCGAGTGTTAACTTTCAGTTTCCTGCTCAAAAAATTACTATCAATCTTTCTCCTTCTGATCTTAAAAAAGAGGGAAGTCATTTTGATTTAGCGATTGCATTGTTGATTGCCATACAAAAAGAACGTTTTACGTGTAACGATTTTTTTATCTTTGGCGAATTAGGTCTTGATGGAAAAGTAAAAAAAACAAACACCATTTTTCCGATTATTCTTTCATTAGCGTCTCACATACCCAATTTACGTGTCTTAGTCCCCAATGAGCTGCTTTTAAAAGTGCAACAAATACCTAATATTAGGGCATATGGTATTGAAACACTCCATGATGCCCTACTCTTTTTTAAAGAAAAACGTTTTGATACAGAAACACCTGCAGATCACCAAGGTTTTTGCGAAACTATTTTAGAAATTGAAGGTAAACACTATTTTTACAATACTCAGTTTCCACTTGATTTTAGTGATGTGCTAGGACAACATCGAGCTAAACGAGCGATGATGATTGCTGCTGCTGGTATGCACAACCTTTTAATGGAAGGAAGCCCTGGATGCGGTAAAAGCATGAGCATTAAACGCTTACGCTATATTTTACCTCCTCAAAGCATTGAAGAGATACTCGAATCCAATGCCTACCAATCGTTACAAGAAGAAGATGTCGAATTAAGTCCACTAAGACCGTTTAGAGCCCCTCACCATACCTCCTCTCGCCCTTCTATCTTTGGAGGGGGATGTAATTTTCAACAAAAGATACGACTATGCAATAAAAATTGCGACTAA
- a CDS encoding DNA/RNA non-specific endonuclease has translation MKKALFLTSLLSIMLYAAPTACPEFYVDGEAPEIVNEKLAVKTKELCFEAFGVMHSGISKTPLWSAEYLTASAIDADVPRKDKFHEETLLPQNERAELKDYAKSGYDRGHMSPSADMPTESAQSESFSLANMVPQDHNHNTGIWSNIESATRYLAKKEGSLYVITGPIYKGTLKSIGNGVLVPTYIYKIIYSPKQQKAAVYFTNNEPGKAYHIISVKELEILSGINFFPKMSEEKKTQLLSLPEPKAYK, from the coding sequence ATGAAAAAAGCATTGTTTCTCACATCACTATTATCTATTATGCTTTATGCGGCGCCAACCGCTTGTCCAGAGTTTTATGTGGATGGCGAAGCCCCAGAAATTGTGAATGAGAAGTTAGCAGTAAAAACAAAAGAATTATGCTTTGAAGCATTTGGCGTGATGCATTCTGGTATTTCTAAAACACCTCTTTGGAGTGCAGAGTATCTAACAGCATCAGCTATTGATGCAGATGTTCCTAGAAAAGATAAATTTCATGAAGAAACTCTTTTACCTCAAAATGAACGAGCAGAACTAAAAGACTATGCAAAAAGTGGTTATGATAGAGGACATATGAGTCCCTCTGCTGATATGCCAACCGAATCAGCTCAAAGTGAGAGTTTTAGTTTAGCCAATATGGTGCCTCAAGATCATAATCATAATACAGGCATCTGGTCTAATATAGAATCAGCAACACGTTATCTAGCTAAAAAAGAAGGTTCATTGTATGTTATTACAGGACCTATCTACAAAGGAACACTCAAATCCATTGGTAATGGTGTATTAGTACCAACATACATTTATAAAATTATCTATTCTCCCAAACAACAAAAAGCAGCAGTCTATTTCACCAATAATGAACCAGGAAAAGCCTATCACATTATCTCTGTTAAAGAGTTAGAGATTCTTAGTGGAATTAACTTCTTTCCTAAAATGAGTGAAGAGAAAAAGACACAACTGCTGAGTTTACCAGAACCAAAAGCCTATAAGTAA
- a CDS encoding PD-(D/E)XK nuclease family protein: protein MENIPSGDIFKELISAFGQLKSNIKLINDNYFDILGYSHYENINSNILAYYLSSENGHNFHTYFLEALCELLKIENIDLEYSRTFREYWTQKGGRLDILIETHNCAIGIENKIFSRLYNNLDDYYKTVESKNQQSSYLCVLSLKKEHNTSGYKNITHIDLWNKVFEKIPFEEFRENKHIIFIQEVKQNIDNLSNGKQKMNDQEKAFVLKYENEIQQIFTLKSNYEKELKQKIINLQQKIEEKGIYQKKIQMGIIRLNNDGSYILDYILFADFNLDGIILAIDIVLNKHGEWKIILLDREGGKLSNNLTNLLNSRHIDFEEITYDTMQRAQIMTSSSNESDILTSITHICEKLKLA, encoded by the coding sequence ATGGAAAATATCCCTTCTGGAGATATATTTAAAGAATTAATCTCTGCTTTTGGGCAATTAAAGTCCAATATAAAATTGATAAATGACAACTACTTTGATATTCTAGGCTATAGTCATTATGAAAATATAAATAGTAATATCCTAGCTTATTATCTCTCATCAGAAAATGGACATAATTTTCATACATATTTTTTAGAAGCACTGTGTGAACTTTTAAAAATTGAAAATATTGATTTAGAATATTCTCGTACATTTAGAGAATATTGGACTCAAAAAGGTGGTAGGTTAGACATTCTGATAGAAACACATAATTGTGCTATTGGCATAGAAAATAAAATTTTTAGTAGGCTTTACAATAACCTAGATGATTACTACAAGACAGTTGAATCAAAAAATCAACAATCAAGCTATCTATGCGTATTATCGTTAAAGAAGGAACACAATACAAGCGGATATAAAAATATTACACATATCGATTTATGGAATAAAGTTTTTGAAAAAATTCCTTTTGAAGAATTTCGAGAAAATAAACATATAATATTTATACAAGAAGTCAAGCAAAATATTGACAATCTCAGTAACGGAAAACAAAAAATGAATGACCAGGAAAAAGCTTTTGTCCTTAAATATGAGAACGAAATTCAACAAATTTTTACATTGAAATCTAATTATGAGAAAGAATTAAAGCAAAAAATCATCAACTTACAACAAAAAATAGAAGAGAAAGGCATCTACCAAAAGAAAATCCAAATGGGCATTATTCGCTTAAATAATGACGGTAGCTATATCTTAGACTATATTTTATTTGCTGATTTTAATCTTGATGGCATTATTCTTGCTATAGATATTGTTTTAAATAAGCATGGCGAATGGAAAATTATCTTGCTTGATAGAGAAGGTGGTAAGTTGTCAAACAATCTTACTAATCTACTTAATTCTAGACATATTGATTTTGAAGAAATTACTTATGACACTATGCAAAGAGCACAAATAATGACTTCTTCAAGTAATGAATCAGATATTTTAACATCAATAACACATATTTGTGAAAAGCTTAAATTAGCTTAA